A window of Kangiella sp. TOML190 genomic DNA:
TTTGTTAATCGCTTCGGCTAGGCTTTTACCATTGACCCAGCTGCTCTCGCTAATGTGTAGCTGAGCGGTAAAGACTCGCGGCGAGGTGTCCTTCATGATGGCTTGGCGTTCAGGAATAATTCGTGGCGCTATTAGCCATAAATATAAAATAGCGACAATCCCTGCTAATGAAGCTGGCAAGAAGAAGTCGAACATTCCAAACTTTTCCAGACCCAGATCGGCCGCTACCGAAACCACTAATAAGTTGGTAGAAGTACCAATGGTGGTGGCCATACCGCCAATTAAGGTGGCAAAGCCCATCGGCATTAACAGACTTGATGGGCTGGTATTCGCACGCAGGGCAACACTGATTAAAATCGGTAAAAGTAGGACAACGATAGGCGTATTGTTGACAAATGCGCTTAAAATCGCAGCAATTAATAAGGTTAGTAAGAGCGAAAACAGCGGTGAAGCCTTCCAAATACGACCTAAAAAGCGGCCAATGGGTTCTAAAGCACCAGTGCGCACCAATCCTTGTCCAGCAACCATCAAGGCGCAAACTGCGATCAAAGCTTCGTGGCCAAAGCCAGTGAAAAACTCCATCGGCTCTAGGTGACCATTGTGGTTATGGAAGGGTGCTAAGGTAAAACCGATGGTCAATAACAGCAATACGATAACGCATGAAGTTTCCAGCGGGATATCATCCCGGCGGAATAAGAAAAGCGCAATAACTGTCAGAATCAGCACGAAAAGTGCGTGATAATTGGGCAATTCGGGAAATGGCATTCCTTAGCTACCCCCACAAATAGAGTTCATTCGTTATTGTTTGTTTTTTTCGCAGTCGAAGTTAAAACTCTACTGATTTATCGTTGGGGAAGCAATGATTTTATAGGAAATCAATCGCTTAAAGCGGTCAAACCGTGAACCTCACAACGGCTCTATGATAGAATTGCGCCAATTTTATCCACATGAGTAGCAGCTGGTGAGTCAGGACAAAGGGGTTGAAGCCGATATTGAAATTAACTCGATTGGTAAAAGGGTGCGTAAGATCCGTAGCTATGTGCTGCGAGAAGGCCGCCTAACCAAGGGACAACAGCGCGCTATGGATGAACTTTTTCCGCAACTAGGATTAGAATTTCAGCGCCAAGCTTATGATTTAGAAGAGGTTTTCGGCAGAAGTTCGGCGAAGGTACTAGAAATTGGCTTCGGTATGGGTAAATCGCTAGCCGAGCAAGCCAGTTGTGAGCGCGATAAAGATTTTGTTGGGATTGAGGTGCATAAACCTGGAGTTGGCGCTTGTTTATTACTTGCTGAAGAATACGAGCTGACGAATTTACGCGTGATCCACCATGATGCAGTGGAAATTATAGACTATGCTATCGCGGATAAGTCGCTGGATAAAATACAAATCTTCTTCCCCGATCCTTGGCATAAAAAGAAGCACCATAAAAGGCGTATTGTGCAAACCGAGTTTTGCCAAAAGTTACATAAAAAACTAAAAACAGGCGGTATTTTGCACCTTGCCACCGACTGGGAAAATTATGCAGAGCATATGCTCGAAGTGCTTAACCCGCTACCAGAGTTCGAAAATCTTTCTAAGACTGGCGACTATGTACCTAGACCAGATTCAAGGCCGCTGACCAAGTTCGAACAGCGAGGACACAGATTAGGGCATGGGGTTTGGGATCTTCACTTTGTCGCTAAATAATTACCTATTTTCTCCATAACTTTGTTACTTTTGATTTTTAATTCGGTCATTACCTAGTTAGTAGCTCCGCTTATTAAAAATCAAAAGCGACTCGTTCTGAATAAAAACATCTTAATTATTTAATGTAGCTGAAGGACGATATTATCCTCGATCAATTATAGCTTCATTTAAAGCATGAACAACCTTGTTTATCCAAGTATTATCTTCACTGCTTAATGCTTTTGCTTCTCCTGAAGCTGTTTAAAGTAGAACATGAAATGTGGGTTTTTGTAGGAAAAACCAGCCTATACCTAATACAAGGCATATTATTCCCCCAGCAATTAGATCTCCTTTACCAGAAAATAATAGAACACCAATTATGATAAAAACAATTGGCCCCACCCTTGATGGTTTTTCTTCACTAGATTGAACGGAAGTGATGCCGCTCATTGCAAAGGTTTGTTTTGGTAAAATAAAGCGGGCATTAGTTACTCTTACTCCATCTTCATTTAAAAAAACAGATTCTTGATTTGATTCAGTCATTTATAGCTCCTTGTTTTTATACTTTTGTTTAAATTTTTTTATATGCCTTCAACTACACTAAAGATTTTATAGTTAAAGTAATTTATGTCAATTTTTTTGCTGGAAGGAATTTTCGAATCAATAAGATATTTAACTCCGCAGTTTTAAGGTCGACTTAAAACTACGGGAAGGTTGGATACTAGTCTTGGTAACTATTGCATTCTTGCCTTTATAGTCGAGCCATCGCCTGCGGTTAAAATCAAGGCACCTGTTGGATCGAATTGGTAGCTTTCAATCTTATTGAGTAGGCTTAAAAAACGATATTCTTGGTTCATCAGCGCTTCGGACATACAGGCTTTTTTGGTGCTCATGGCCGGTTTGATGGTCAGCATTGAATTATCAATTTGGTAGGTTGCGCTGTAGTTATTGCAAGAGGCGATACCTGAAACACGCCCTGAATGATCAAACCTTAGGCTTAGCCGAGAGTTATCAATAATTCCTTTATTATCAATATCTTCCACTATCCAGTCTTTTTCTAGTAGCGGTTGACGCTTTGAGTCAGGCTGAGATATCGCAGCCGAAGTTCTTTGCAGCACGATAGTTCCTAGCCGGCTATTGGCTTGTTCGACATTGATCGGGTTGTGTGTGGTACTGGTCCATAATAAGTCACCATCGCTACTTCTGATAACTGCTCTTAGCGAGTAGCTACGCCCCGACTCTAATAGATTTTGAGCAAAAGAAAAGTCGAGTTTATAGGGCAGTTGGGTTTGTCCCAAGACAATTTCTTTGCTGCTAATTAATTCAGATGCTTTATCGGCAATCGAAACATCCTCGACTCTGATAATAAGCTTGCTACCTGCTGGTGCCATCATTCTTTCGCGATAGAGCAGCTCGCCGCTAACCTGATGCTGGGCGACTTTATCAATTCCAGTTTGACTGCTGCTATTGCTCATATTCTCACCATTGTCCAGATTGGAAGTACATGCGAGCAAACCGCTACAAAGGGTTGCCGCTACGAATATTTTGGATAATTGCATAATCTCTAACCTATTTATCAAATGAATAGCGCCACTATCCCATCAAGCTGTATTTGGATAGGGCGTTTGAGTTTAAATGATGTATAAAGAATTACCTGATACGGTAGCTAAATCATAAGCTAGTGAGACTGAATAGGAGCTTAATAGTTCCTTATGTTAACAATGGCTATGGTACTAGCTATGATCGATAGCCACATCATTGGGAAACGGTTTGCCTTGGCCTGTTTCTAAATAGTCTTTAAGGCTTAGCAAGAATACCGCCCACTTTAAATTACAGTGCGCGAAAAATGGCGAAGCTTCTTGCCAGTTGCTGTGTTTCATATGCAATAAAATTTGCTGATCGGTAACCTCGAAGCCAAAAGAAATTTCCGTCCCAGACCATTCTGGTGGCATTTCGCCATAATGCAACCAGACCACTTTTTTATTTTCGATTTGCTCTTTGACCCGAAACTGGACGAGGCTGTCGTTAAACTTGAAGTCGATAATCGAGCGTACCCCAGCATCGGCGCCAGAAGTTTCGTGAGTCCACCACTGGCTTAAGCCCTGATCCGTGGTTAGCGCTTGGAACAGCTTTTCCGCCGAGGTTTTGATTCCTACTCTATGATAAATAGTTGGCATAGAACTCCTTATGATAAAAACTAGACTTTAAGTACCACCCGATAACGCGCTTTGCCTGCTTTAAGGTGGTCAATTGCTTGATTAACGTCTGGCAAGGCAAACTCTTCGGTCATGGGCGAAATTTGGTGGCGAGCGCAAAACTCTAGCATGGTTTTAGTCAGCGCCGGACTGCCCAACGGGCTACCAGAGACGGATTTTTGACCGCTTAACAGGCTAAAAGCGGGAATGGCCATAGGCTCTAAAACAGCGCCAACCGTATGCAGTTTTCCTTTGGCAGCTAACAGATCCAGATAGGCGTTCCAATCCAGCGAAACATTGGTGGTGTTTAAAATAAAGTCGTAACTGCCGTTATGCTGGGCCATAGCTTCTGAGTCGCGCGAGTTTAAAACCCTGTGTGCGCCCAGTGCTTTTAGCTCTTCGGCTTTGTCAGGTGAGGAGCTAAAAGCGGTCACTTCGCAGCCCCATTTATTCAGAAATTGTAGTGCTAGATGGCCCAGTCCACCAATTCCAATAACCGCAACCTTGTCGGTTGGCTTAACCCCCATTTGTACAATCGGGTTGAACACAGTAATACCGCCGCATAGCAAAGGCCCCGCTTTAGCAGGATCCAGCTCCTTGGGGATAGGAATAGCCCAAGCCCAATGACAACGGACCGTGTCGGCAAAGCCACCATGCCGGCCAGTAATAGTCCCTACTTGGCTTGCACAAAGGTTATGGGCGCCATCCATACAGGGATTGCAGTGCATGCAACTTGACGCCAGCCAGCCTAAGCCAACTCGCTCGCCAACCTTAACGCCTTTAACGGATTCGCCGACTTCGCTGACCACGCCAATCACTTCATGGCCAGGGATCAGCGGATATTGGCTCATGCCCCAATCGTTATTGAGCATGCTGAGATCGGAGTGGCAGATCCCACAATACTCAACTTTAATGGTTACTTCCTCGGCACCGATCTGGCCAAGTTGGTAAGAATGAGCTTGTAAAGATTCGCCAGCAGAAAGAGCCGCGAAAGCTTGTACTTGTGACATCAGAAAATTCCTTCTTCTAGCAAAACAGAAATTTAGCTTAGAATAATCTGACTAAGATTGCCAATTCAGAGTTCGCGGATTGAAATTTTTGGCGTGGCTAACGGCGAACTTTCTTGAATAAAACGTTGCAATAATTCGTTTAAAAATAATCCGCCTTTTTCTGAAACCTGTAACCAGCCTGCGCGCGATTTAAGCAAGCCATCGTCAACGGCTCGATCAATCTCTGGTTGAATATCCGCTAACAAGCGTCCGGTTCTTTGCGGGTAAATAGTCGTCGGAACCCCTTCAATTAGGCGCAAAGCGTTCAACATAAATTCAAACGGAATTTCATGCTCAGGGATCATGCTGGTTTGCGCTACTTGTGCCCAATCCTGTTGTAAATAGTCTTTGGGATGGCGCTTTTTAGTGGTGCGCTGAATAAGATTAAGATCCAGCCGAGTTATTTTGCCATGCGCACCGGCACCGATACCTAAATAGTCGCCGAACTGCCAATAGTTAAGGTTGTGTTTGGATTGAGAACTCAGCTCAGTAGAATAAGCAGAGGTTTCATATTGTTTAAAGCCTTGCTCGGCAAGCAGTTGTTGTCCTGCTTCTTGAATATCCCATAGGGTTTCATCTTGCGGTAATTTTGGCGGCTGTTGATAAAACAGGGTATTTGGCTCTAAGGTCAGCTGATACCAGGAAATATGTTGTGGTTTTAACTCTATTGCGGTTTTTAGATCGCCTAATGCTTGCTGCAAGCTTTGTTGTGGCAAGCCATGCATCAGATCTAGATTAAAAGAATTAAAGCCCGCCTGATGCGCAAATTCCGCGGCCGCTATGGCTTGCTCGGGGTTATGCACTCGACCGAGGATCTCAAGATGTTTGGCATTGAAGCTTTGCACGCCGATGGATAAGCGGTTGACTCCAGCTTGGCGAAAGCCTAAAAATTTCTCAGCTTCAAAAGTCCCGGGATTGGCTTCCATGCTAATTTCGATCTCGCCTTCAAAAGGTAGCAAGGCGCGAATCCCGCTTAACAGTCGATCAATCGCTGCAGCGGAAAATAAACTGGGTGTGCCGCCGCCAATAAAAATACTGTGCAGACGTCGCCCCCAAACCTTGGGTACTTCCTGTGCTAAATCTTCCAACAAGCGCTCCACATATTGTTGCTCAGGAATATCGCTAAGCTGTTGGCCTTGTTTTATGCCGTGGGAATTAAAGTCGCAATAGGGGCACTTCTTGATGCACCAAGGAAGATGAACATAAAGCGAAAGTGGCGGATTGGTTAGCATTGTTAGTTAGGTTGATGAGGCTTCGGGTAAATATTTGGGTAGCTGCGCCATCAGCTCACGCAAGGCTTTGCCGCGATGACTAATGTTAGCTTTTTCTTCAGGCGTTAGTTCAGCAGAGGCACATTGATGTTCGGGGCACCAAAATAAGGGATCATATCCAAAACCACCACTGCCGATTTCTGCTTCTAAAATTCGCCCTTGCCAACTACCGTGGCAAATCAAAGGGGTTGGATCTTGCGCGTGGCGCATAAATACTAAGATGCATTGATAGCGGCCAGTTCTTTTTTCGGCGGCAACGCCTTTAAGTTTTTCCACTAACAAGTCATTATTCGCTTGATCAGGATTGTCGGTTTTTATGCCATGCATAGTGGCAAAGCGCGCGGAATAAATCCCTGGCTGACCCTTTAAGAAGTCCACTTCAATTCCCGAATCATCAGCAATCGCGGGCAGACCCGTTACTTCGGCCGCATGGCGCGCTTTGATAATGGCATTTTCAACAAAAGTGGTGCCCGTTTCCGGCACATCCGCAACCCCGAGCTCAGTTTGCGGAATAATTTGATGATTAAAGGGTGCTAACAACTCAGTCAGCTCTTTAACTTTTTTGGCATTACTAGAGGCGAGCACAATTTTTTGCATGGGTTTACTCACAGCTTTAGACAAGGTTTAAATACTTCTTACAGGTGATTATAAAGCAAAAAGGTCGCGAGTAAGCGACCTTTTTGAGTTCAGTGTTATCGAGCTAGTAAAATATTATTCTTTATGGAATTTTTGATCCAGCTTTAACTCAATGGGGTTGGCTTCACCTGGCAGTCGTATATTAAAAGTCAACTCAGTATTTTCTTCAGGCCGAAATTGAAAATCTGCCAAGTAGTAGATGGCGTTATCTTCACGAATTTCGCGAAAAGCTAAATCTTCGTATTGCGACAAATTATTTTTGGCGCGACCTTGTATGTTAGCTTTAATTGGATCGGGCGTATTAGTTGGGTTGTGCCGATGAACGGCTACGTTGATCACGCCGGTAGTGCCGGAGCGCGGGATCTTGTATGAATTGGCAATGTTCGGCTGTAAAAATGTGCTGTTAAAAGCATTGTAATAAATAACGTAATCACCGACCCGCTTTTCTTCGGCGGTTAAGGCCGTTGAAAACAAGCTGGTAACAATCGCAATAACCATTGCAACAGAGGTATAAGCTAAACGCATAACAAACTCCTTGTGATCGAGTTAATCATCAGGCCAAAAATTTAGCCGCGAGATTAACTAAAAAACTTTGTGAATAGATTAACACAAGTAGCACTATCATTGGCGTGATATCTATCGCACCTCCAATCGGTGGAATGATTTTTCGTAAAGGTTGTAGTACTGGATTAGTGACCTGATGTAAAAAAGCATAGGCCGGATTATATTGGCCGCCGGATAAAAAACTCGCCAACATCAGGCCGATAAATAAAACGGTGAGTAGGGTAATAATATTGACTAGTAAGCCGGCAAAAGCAGGAAAACCCAGTAACACCGTGACTAGATAATACTTAGCACTCAAAGGTTGCCCTAACATGGAACTGATAACAAAAAACTTCAAAGTTAGAATGACGAGCGCAATAATCAAAGCGGTTAGATTAAATTTGCCTAAATCGGGAATAAGCGAGCGCAAAGGATTTAATATGGGATAAGTAAATTTATGGATCAACTGCGCTAAAGGGTTGTTAAAGTCAGCGCGCGCCAGTTGCAGTAAAATTCTGACCAAGAAAATCATGCATAAAAGGTTGCCCAGATGTTCGATAATTTGAATGAAAACGTTCATGAAGTAAGCCTTAGACTCCGATATAAATTATTTAGAGTTGTTCTTTTGCTATTTTAGCCAATTCTATACCGCGATTAACAGCAGATTTAATGGCTTTATCGACTATGCTCTGGAATTGGCTTTGCTCGAAGCTGGCCAGTGCTGCTGCGGTAGTGCCGCCAGGCGAAGTTACTTTAGTCCGCAGTGTAGCAATATCTTGGCTTAAATCTTGCGCTACCATTGAGCTTGCGCCAAATGCGGTTTGGCTGGCGAGTAGTTTAGCGGTTTTGGGATCCATACCTTGAGCGATTGCGCTGTCGATAATCGCTTCTAGAAACAAAAAGTAATAAGCAGGTGCGCTGCCTGCAATGGCCGTGACCAGATCCATCTGTTGCTCCTGTTCCAGCCAAGCACTCTTACCCACGGCATCGAAAATCGTTTCGCTTTGCGACTTTTGTTGCCGATTAACCGACTCAGTCGCAAACAGCCCCGTTGCTCCTTGGCCAATTAAGGCTGGGGTGTTGGGCATTGCGCGAACCACTGCGAGCTCTTGCTTGAGTAGTGTTGAGAAAGTTTCAGTTTCCACCCCAGCAGCTACCGAAATAAGCAGTTTATTTGAAAAGTTCTGATCCGCTAAAGGTGTTAATGCCGCGGCAAGCTTTTGCGGCTTAACGGCAAAAATGACGATATCCGATGTTTCCACCACCTGGCGGTTATGATTAGAGGTTGTCAGATTCGGATACTGCTGCTTGAGTGCTTCCAGTTTGCCATTGGAAGGATTGGAGCAGGCCACTTGGTTTTGGCTAAGGCCATTGGACAGCAGGCCATGAATAATCGCCTGCGCCATATTTCCGGCACCAATAAAGCCGATGTGAACCTTTTCTAAAGTTTGCATGCAACTGGTCATCATTAGT
This region includes:
- a CDS encoding DUF4426 domain-containing protein, with translation MRLAYTSVAMVIAIVTSLFSTALTAEEKRVGDYVIYYNAFNSTFLQPNIANSYKIPRSGTTGVINVAVHRHNPTNTPDPIKANIQGRAKNNLSQYEDLAFREIREDNAIYYLADFQFRPEENTELTFNIRLPGEANPIELKLDQKFHKE
- a CDS encoding DUF6232 family protein, encoding MTESNQESVFLNEDGVRVTNARFILPKQTFAMSGITSVQSSEEKPSRVGPIVFIIIGVLLFSGKGDLIAGGIICLVLGIGWFFLQKPTFHVLL
- a CDS encoding YggT family protein — protein: MNVFIQIIEHLGNLLCMIFLVRILLQLARADFNNPLAQLIHKFTYPILNPLRSLIPDLGKFNLTALIIALVILTLKFFVISSMLGQPLSAKYYLVTVLLGFPAFAGLLVNIITLLTVLFIGLMLASFLSGGQYNPAYAFLHQVTNPVLQPLRKIIPPIGGAIDITPMIVLLVLIYSQSFLVNLAAKFLA
- the proC gene encoding pyrroline-5-carboxylate reductase; this translates as MMTSCMQTLEKVHIGFIGAGNMAQAIIHGLLSNGLSQNQVACSNPSNGKLEALKQQYPNLTTSNHNRQVVETSDIVIFAVKPQKLAAALTPLADQNFSNKLLISVAAGVETETFSTLLKQELAVVRAMPNTPALIGQGATGLFATESVNRQQKSQSETIFDAVGKSAWLEQEQQMDLVTAIAGSAPAYYFLFLEAIIDSAIAQGMDPKTAKLLASQTAFGASSMVAQDLSQDIATLRTKVTSPGGTTAAALASFEQSQFQSIVDKAIKSAVNRGIELAKIAKEQL
- a CDS encoding META domain-containing protein is translated as MQLSKIFVAATLCSGLLACTSNLDNGENMSNSSSQTGIDKVAQHQVSGELLYRERMMAPAGSKLIIRVEDVSIADKASELISSKEIVLGQTQLPYKLDFSFAQNLLESGRSYSLRAVIRSSDGDLLWTSTTHNPINVEQANSRLGTIVLQRTSAAISQPDSKRQPLLEKDWIVEDIDNKGIIDNSRLSLRFDHSGRVSGIASCNNYSATYQIDNSMLTIKPAMSTKKACMSEALMNQEYRFLSLLNKIESYQFDPTGALILTAGDGSTIKARMQ
- the hemW gene encoding radical SAM family heme chaperone HemW encodes the protein MLTNPPLSLYVHLPWCIKKCPYCDFNSHGIKQGQQLSDIPEQQYVERLLEDLAQEVPKVWGRRLHSIFIGGGTPSLFSAAAIDRLLSGIRALLPFEGEIEISMEANPGTFEAEKFLGFRQAGVNRLSIGVQSFNAKHLEILGRVHNPEQAIAAAEFAHQAGFNSFNLDLMHGLPQQSLQQALGDLKTAIELKPQHISWYQLTLEPNTLFYQQPPKLPQDETLWDIQEAGQQLLAEQGFKQYETSAYSTELSSQSKHNLNYWQFGDYLGIGAGAHGKITRLDLNLIQRTTKKRHPKDYLQQDWAQVAQTSMIPEHEIPFEFMLNALRLIEGVPTTIYPQRTGRLLADIQPEIDRAVDDGLLKSRAGWLQVSEKGGLFLNELLQRFIQESSPLATPKISIREL
- the trmB gene encoding tRNA (guanosine(46)-N7)-methyltransferase TrmB yields the protein MSQDKGVEADIEINSIGKRVRKIRSYVLREGRLTKGQQRAMDELFPQLGLEFQRQAYDLEEVFGRSSAKVLEIGFGMGKSLAEQASCERDKDFVGIEVHKPGVGACLLLAEEYELTNLRVIHHDAVEIIDYAIADKSLDKIQIFFPDPWHKKKHHKRRIVQTEFCQKLHKKLKTGGILHLATDWENYAEHMLEVLNPLPEFENLSKTGDYVPRPDSRPLTKFEQRGHRLGHGVWDLHFVAK
- the rdgB gene encoding RdgB/HAM1 family non-canonical purine NTP pyrophosphatase, encoding MQKIVLASSNAKKVKELTELLAPFNHQIIPQTELGVADVPETGTTFVENAIIKARHAAEVTGLPAIADDSGIEVDFLKGQPGIYSARFATMHGIKTDNPDQANNDLLVEKLKGVAAEKRTGRYQCILVFMRHAQDPTPLICHGSWQGRILEAEIGSGGFGYDPLFWCPEHQCASAELTPEEKANISHRGKALRELMAQLPKYLPEASST
- a CDS encoding SRPBCC domain-containing protein, which produces MPTIYHRVGIKTSAEKLFQALTTDQGLSQWWTHETSGADAGVRSIIDFKFNDSLVQFRVKEQIENKKVVWLHYGEMPPEWSGTEISFGFEVTDQQILLHMKHSNWQEASPFFAHCNLKWAVFLLSLKDYLETGQGKPFPNDVAIDHS
- a CDS encoding NAD(P)-dependent alcohol dehydrogenase, translating into MSQVQAFAALSAGESLQAHSYQLGQIGAEEVTIKVEYCGICHSDLSMLNNDWGMSQYPLIPGHEVIGVVSEVGESVKGVKVGERVGLGWLASSCMHCNPCMDGAHNLCASQVGTITGRHGGFADTVRCHWAWAIPIPKELDPAKAGPLLCGGITVFNPIVQMGVKPTDKVAVIGIGGLGHLALQFLNKWGCEVTAFSSSPDKAEELKALGAHRVLNSRDSEAMAQHNGSYDFILNTTNVSLDWNAYLDLLAAKGKLHTVGAVLEPMAIPAFSLLSGQKSVSGSPLGSPALTKTMLEFCARHQISPMTEEFALPDVNQAIDHLKAGKARYRVVLKV